One region of Streptomyces sp. CG4 genomic DNA includes:
- a CDS encoding uracil-DNA glycosylase produces MDDSSALDHLDHLARLDQRVAQCRACPRLVEWREEVARTKRAAFVDWTYWGRPVPGFGPADARLAIIGLAPAAHGGNRTGRMFTGDRSGDVLYQALYDVGLASQPTSVSTDDGLELYGVRVTAPVHCAPPANKPTAAERDTCRPWLVQELRLLRPTLKAAVVLGAFGWQAALPAFAEAGWTVPRPRPAFAHGARVPLDGLDLFGCFHVSQRNTFTGRLTPQMLREVLSTAAEAAGLR; encoded by the coding sequence ATGGACGACAGCAGCGCTCTCGACCATCTCGACCATCTCGCCCGGCTCGATCAGCGGGTCGCGCAGTGCCGGGCATGCCCCCGGCTGGTCGAGTGGCGTGAGGAGGTGGCCCGTACGAAACGGGCCGCGTTCGTGGACTGGACGTACTGGGGGCGGCCGGTGCCCGGCTTCGGTCCGGCCGACGCCCGGCTGGCGATCATCGGGCTGGCCCCCGCCGCGCACGGCGGCAACCGCACCGGCCGGATGTTCACCGGCGACCGCTCCGGCGACGTGCTTTACCAGGCGCTGTACGACGTGGGGCTGGCCTCGCAGCCCACCTCCGTCAGCACCGACGACGGGCTGGAACTGTACGGCGTCCGGGTCACCGCGCCCGTGCACTGCGCCCCGCCCGCCAACAAGCCGACCGCCGCCGAGCGCGACACCTGTCGCCCCTGGCTGGTCCAGGAGCTGAGGTTGCTGCGCCCGACGCTGAAGGCCGCGGTCGTCCTCGGTGCCTTCGGCTGGCAGGCCGCGCTTCCCGCGTTCGCCGAGGCGGGCTGGACCGTGCCCCGGCCTCGTCCGGCCTTCGCCCACGGCGCCCGGGTCCCGCTCGACGGGCTGGACCTCTTCGGCTGCTTCCACGTCAGCCAGCGCAACACCTTCACCGGCCGGCTCACCCCGCAGATGCTCCGCGAGGTACTGAGCACCGCGGCAGAGGCGGCTGGGCTGCGGTAG
- a CDS encoding GntR family transcriptional regulator, whose product MTPTTTKTEPLGAVRERVLASLREDIIAGRLAPGDRLVERELAERFGVSRVPVREAIRALVAEGFVLFESARRTVVRRLTPTDVRELFELREALEVYAAGLAASRVSPEALAELRQLLDQASRATEEGDAEAITDINTRFHDRIRALAGNSLLISVMEPVDGRLRWLTRRNEEWPQLLTEHRELYEAIASGDPDRARAHALDHVRANYRSTVRRLFGTDSSDDA is encoded by the coding sequence ATGACCCCCACGACGACGAAGACCGAACCCCTCGGCGCGGTACGCGAACGCGTCCTGGCGAGCCTGCGGGAGGACATCATCGCCGGGCGCCTGGCACCCGGTGACCGGCTCGTCGAGCGGGAGTTGGCCGAGCGGTTCGGCGTGTCCCGGGTGCCGGTACGGGAGGCGATCCGCGCCCTGGTCGCCGAGGGCTTCGTCCTCTTCGAGTCGGCCCGCCGCACGGTCGTACGCCGGCTGACCCCGACCGACGTCCGGGAACTCTTCGAACTGCGCGAGGCGTTGGAGGTGTACGCGGCGGGGCTGGCGGCGTCCCGGGTGAGCCCGGAGGCCCTGGCGGAGCTGCGGCAACTGCTCGACCAGGCATCGCGGGCCACGGAGGAGGGGGATGCCGAGGCGATCACGGACATCAACACACGCTTTCACGACCGCATCCGAGCCCTGGCCGGCAACAGCCTGCTGATCTCGGTCATGGAGCCGGTCGACGGCCGCCTGCGCTGGCTCACCCGGCGGAACGAGGAATGGCCCCAACTCCTCACCGAACACCGCGAGTTGTACGAGGCGATCGCCTCCGGCGACCCGGACCGCGCCCGCGCCCACGCCCTCGATCACGTCCGCGCCAACTATCGATCGACGGTACGGCGTCTCTTCGGAACCGATTCCAGCGATGACGCCTGA
- a CDS encoding NCS1 family nucleobase:cation symporter-1 → MSLADRAESTGAPAFVPDPRLVNEDLAPAQQRNWKVFDLFAMWMSDVHNLGNYTFAAGLLVLGMNVWQVFTALLVGFVLIYAGMNRMGKIGQRHGVPFPVVSRISFGIWGANIPALIRAVIAIMWYGIQTYLASVAVNVMLLAAWPGLTSLTHHSFLGLDALGWISFVSLWLLQWVIISQGMEAVRKFQDFCGPVIWLVMIALAVWVLAKAHWSISLTSTPHPVSTGEQWRQWFGAIGLILATYGTLMLNFCDFSRFAPDYRTVRRGNFWGLPINSTAFVVVSVIVTAGSLKAFGQAITDPAELVAKVGNTWVLVVAALAFAVATMGVNIVANFVSPAYDLANVWPQKITFKVGGMISTVAALLVTPWNLFSNPTVVNYFLGGLGAFLGPLFGVIMIDYYWVKRGKVDVDALFDARPGSPYHYRRGVNPKALWAFLPAAAVAAVLALVKSFSDVAPYSWFIGTALGAALYALLSRGERVAGAAEEV, encoded by the coding sequence GTGTCCCTCGCCGACCGCGCCGAATCCACCGGCGCCCCCGCGTTCGTCCCCGACCCCCGCCTCGTCAACGAGGATCTCGCCCCCGCACAGCAGCGGAACTGGAAGGTCTTCGACCTCTTCGCCATGTGGATGTCCGACGTCCACAACCTGGGCAACTACACCTTCGCCGCCGGTCTGCTGGTCCTCGGCATGAACGTCTGGCAGGTCTTCACCGCCCTGCTCGTCGGCTTCGTGCTGATCTACGCCGGCATGAACCGGATGGGGAAGATAGGCCAGCGTCACGGCGTGCCCTTCCCGGTGGTCAGCCGTATCAGCTTCGGGATCTGGGGGGCCAACATCCCGGCGCTGATCAGAGCCGTGATCGCCATCATGTGGTACGGCATCCAGACCTATCTGGCGTCCGTCGCCGTCAACGTGATGCTGCTGGCGGCCTGGCCCGGCCTCACGTCCCTCACCCACCACTCCTTCCTCGGCCTGGACGCGCTCGGCTGGATCTCCTTCGTCTCGCTCTGGCTGCTCCAGTGGGTGATCATCAGCCAGGGCATGGAAGCGGTGCGCAAGTTCCAGGACTTCTGCGGCCCGGTGATCTGGCTGGTGATGATCGCGCTGGCGGTCTGGGTCCTGGCCAAGGCCCACTGGAGCATCTCGCTCACCTCCACCCCGCACCCGGTGTCCACCGGCGAGCAGTGGCGGCAGTGGTTCGGCGCGATCGGCCTGATCCTCGCCACCTACGGCACGCTGATGCTCAACTTCTGTGACTTCTCCCGCTTCGCACCCGACTACCGGACCGTCCGGCGCGGCAACTTCTGGGGCCTGCCCATCAACTCCACCGCCTTCGTCGTCGTGTCGGTGATCGTCACGGCCGGCTCGCTGAAGGCGTTCGGGCAGGCCATCACCGACCCGGCGGAACTGGTCGCCAAGGTCGGCAACACCTGGGTGCTGGTCGTGGCCGCGTTGGCCTTCGCGGTGGCGACCATGGGCGTCAACATCGTCGCCAACTTCGTCTCACCGGCGTACGACCTCGCCAACGTCTGGCCGCAGAAGATCACTTTCAAGGTCGGCGGCATGATCAGCACGGTCGCCGCGCTGCTCGTCACCCCATGGAACCTCTTCTCCAACCCGACCGTCGTCAACTACTTCCTCGGCGGCCTCGGCGCCTTCCTGGGCCCCCTGTTCGGCGTGATCATGATCGACTACTACTGGGTCAAGCGCGGCAAGGTCGACGTCGACGCGCTGTTCGACGCCCGCCCGGGCTCGCCGTACCACTACCGCAGGGGCGTCAACCCGAAGGCGCTGTGGGCCTTCCTGCCCGCCGCCGCGGTCGCCGCCGTACTGGCCCTGGTGAAGAGCTTCAGCGATGTGGCGCCGTACTCCTGGTTCATCGGCACGGCACTCGGCGCCGCCCTGTACGCGCTGCTGAGCCGCGGGGAGCGCGTGGCCGGCGCGGCGGAGGAGGTCTGA
- a CDS encoding aspartate/glutamate racemase family protein, with protein sequence MRIIVTNCNTTREMTEEIVRGARAAAAPGTTVAGLTPAWGPASAEGWLDSYLSAAAVLDTLRTYDGPGYDAVVLAGFGEHGREGVRELVDVPVVDITEAAAHLACLLGRRYGVVTTLDRSRGQIEDSLETAGVARNCAAVVGTGLGVLDLADDPGRTESAFLTAAERARDAGAEVLVLGCAGMTGLRRAVGEKLGLPVVDGVAAAVKLAESLVTLGLTTSRAGSYGTPLPKVRRWGRPSGEPERGAQGRRT encoded by the coding sequence TTGCGGATCATCGTCACCAACTGCAACACCACGCGGGAGATGACCGAGGAGATCGTCCGCGGCGCGCGGGCCGCCGCGGCGCCGGGCACCACCGTGGCCGGTCTGACCCCCGCGTGGGGCCCGGCATCGGCCGAGGGCTGGCTCGACAGCTACCTCTCGGCCGCGGCCGTCCTCGACACCCTGCGCACCTACGACGGACCCGGGTACGACGCGGTCGTCCTGGCCGGCTTCGGCGAGCACGGCCGGGAAGGCGTACGGGAGTTGGTCGACGTCCCCGTCGTGGACATCACCGAGGCCGCCGCCCACCTCGCCTGCCTCCTCGGCCGCCGCTACGGCGTCGTCACCACCCTCGACCGGTCCCGCGGCCAGATCGAGGACAGCCTGGAGACCGCCGGAGTGGCCCGCAACTGCGCCGCCGTCGTCGGCACCGGGCTCGGTGTCCTCGACCTCGCCGACGACCCCGGCCGCACCGAGTCCGCGTTCCTGACGGCGGCCGAACGGGCCCGGGACGCCGGCGCCGAGGTCCTCGTCCTGGGCTGCGCCGGGATGACGGGACTGCGGCGGGCGGTAGGGGAGAAACTCGGGCTGCCGGTGGTCGACGGGGTGGCGGCGGCGGTCAAGCTCGCGGAATCCCTGGTCACCCTGGGCCTGACGACGAGCCGAGCGGGCAGCTACGGCACGCCCCTGCCCAAGGTCCGGCGGTGGGGCCGGCCCTCGGGCGAGCCGGAACGCGGGGCTCAGGGCCGCCGGACGTAA
- a CDS encoding TIR domain-containing protein, with protein sequence MWDVFLSYSRGDVERVRPLVRALRDGGLTVFTDETGVASFAGISDTIRRELGRSKALLAYYSAAYPEREACQWELTTAYLAGLGEGDPRRRVMVVNPEPTTGHIHPVELRDARHASAHDPAALVADVREHVARLAGPMALRERGGRGRYRAPEPHPEFVGRLSELWRVHSALHAHAAPLTVGRSATRTVQIRGMAGIGKTLLADEYAVRFEAAYPGGVFRLDGRDHEGSLRACGLDGGAQPLFQYFESVGEPFLWIVDAVAPERTPWQTVAAMAAPHPLGHTVFTLRSRAYDALGTPVDLGPLDDVHARELVGGDGALAEAVGGHPLALALLGRALQAGHRAHDLSERLHARGGSLLDSLAGDDVTAAVVHDVDTADAADALRCAAALYPLPVTAEDVCRVLAAVDRVPQVVAGRRAGNGIAELRTRSLLTPVAETAHGHADGDRWSLHPVTLHAWHQHDPAPARTEALRHAALRTLCGHREPVRLALPGSRREALVSAAPSESERMAAFDIQVELVTRIGVQELAPGTGSLREALSSLKSLIDFTRGTLHTYSIRLEQGTAEGAATVQSLAYALINDTIRPFTSTWHPRLAAYEARRPADVAPLDHEPAWPEAARMRADLAALREPLRRIAEGLAEISGADFGIAAAG encoded by the coding sequence GTGTGGGACGTCTTCCTCAGCTACAGCCGCGGTGATGTGGAGCGGGTCCGTCCGCTCGTCCGTGCGCTACGCGACGGCGGGCTGACGGTGTTCACCGACGAGACCGGCGTCGCCTCCTTCGCCGGCATCAGCGACACCATCCGGCGCGAACTGGGCCGTTCCAAGGCGCTGCTGGCCTACTACTCGGCCGCCTACCCCGAGCGGGAGGCCTGCCAGTGGGAGCTGACGACCGCCTATCTCGCGGGACTCGGGGAGGGCGATCCGCGGCGCCGGGTCATGGTCGTCAATCCGGAGCCCACCACCGGGCACATCCACCCCGTCGAACTCCGCGACGCCCGGCACGCCTCCGCCCACGATCCCGCCGCCCTCGTGGCCGATGTACGCGAACACGTCGCACGGCTGGCCGGGCCCATGGCCCTCCGGGAGCGCGGCGGGCGGGGCCGGTACCGGGCGCCGGAGCCGCACCCGGAGTTCGTCGGCCGGCTGTCCGAACTCTGGCGGGTGCACTCCGCGCTGCACGCCCACGCGGCCCCGCTCACCGTCGGCCGGTCCGCCACCCGCACGGTGCAGATCCGGGGCATGGCCGGCATCGGCAAGACACTCCTCGCCGACGAGTACGCGGTCCGCTTCGAGGCGGCGTACCCCGGCGGTGTGTTCCGGCTGGACGGACGGGACCACGAGGGGTCGTTGCGCGCTTGCGGCCTGGATGGCGGGGCACAGCCGCTCTTCCAGTACTTCGAAAGCGTCGGCGAACCGTTCCTGTGGATCGTCGACGCCGTCGCTCCGGAAAGGACACCCTGGCAGACCGTCGCGGCGATGGCGGCACCGCATCCGCTCGGCCACACCGTCTTCACTCTGCGCAGCCGCGCATACGACGCGCTCGGCACGCCCGTCGACCTGGGGCCGCTCGACGACGTCCACGCGCGCGAACTGGTCGGCGGGGACGGAGCGTTGGCCGAGGCGGTCGGCGGCCACCCGCTCGCCCTGGCGCTGCTCGGCCGTGCCCTGCAGGCCGGGCACCGTGCCCACGATCTGTCCGAGCGGCTGCACGCCCGGGGCGGCTCCCTTCTCGACTCGCTCGCCGGCGACGACGTCACCGCGGCCGTCGTCCACGACGTGGACACCGCCGACGCGGCGGACGCACTGCGCTGTGCGGCGGCCCTGTACCCCCTGCCGGTGACCGCCGAGGACGTGTGCCGGGTGCTGGCCGCCGTCGACCGGGTGCCGCAGGTCGTGGCGGGCCGGCGCGCGGGCAACGGCATCGCGGAACTGCGCACGCGCAGCCTGCTCACTCCGGTCGCCGAGACGGCCCACGGCCATGCCGACGGCGACCGCTGGTCCCTGCACCCCGTGACCCTGCACGCCTGGCACCAGCACGACCCCGCGCCCGCCCGTACCGAAGCCCTGCGGCACGCGGCCCTGCGCACCCTCTGCGGCCACCGCGAGCCGGTTAGGCTGGCCCTACCCGGAAGCCGTAGGGAGGCCCTCGTGTCAGCAGCCCCCAGCGAGTCGGAGCGGATGGCGGCCTTCGACATCCAGGTCGAGCTGGTGACCCGGATCGGCGTGCAGGAACTGGCACCCGGCACCGGCAGCCTGCGCGAGGCACTGTCCTCGCTGAAGTCGCTCATCGACTTCACCCGCGGCACGCTGCACACCTACAGCATCCGCCTGGAGCAGGGCACCGCCGAGGGCGCCGCCACGGTGCAGAGCCTCGCCTACGCCCTGATCAATGACACCATCCGGCCCTTCACCAGCACCTGGCACCCCCGGCTCGCCGCGTACGAGGCCCGCCGCCCCGCCGATGTCGCACCGCTCGACCACGAGCCTGCCTGGCCGGAGGCGGCTCGGATGCGGGCCGATCTCGCCGCGCTGCGCGAGCCGTTGCGGCGCATCGCGGAGGGTCTCGCGGAAATCTCGGGAGCGGACTTCGGGATCGCTGCGGCAGGCTGA
- a CDS encoding nucleotidyltransferase domain-containing protein, with the protein MPHSSDADFLSRTADRLAALPAVRAVALGGSRAQGTHRDDSDWDLAVYYRGSFDPDDLRAVGWAGEVSEVGAWGGGVFNGGAWLTVDGRRVDVHYRDLDVVEHELAEAEEGRFRVEPLLFHLAGIPSYLIVAELAGNQVLRGTLPRPARYPAKLRATAAERWHGTARATLGYAKANHAPHGRLTETAGAIATAAAQAAHGVLAARGEWVTNEKRLLERAGLRDMDTVVGALRAEPDALHRAVTEAERIIGELRS; encoded by the coding sequence ATGCCGCACTCTTCCGATGCCGACTTCCTCAGCCGTACCGCCGACCGCCTCGCCGCGCTCCCCGCCGTCCGGGCCGTCGCCCTCGGCGGCTCCCGGGCCCAGGGCACCCACCGGGACGACAGCGACTGGGACCTGGCCGTCTACTACCGCGGCTCCTTCGACCCCGACGATCTGCGGGCCGTCGGCTGGGCGGGGGAGGTGTCCGAGGTCGGCGCGTGGGGCGGCGGGGTGTTCAACGGCGGGGCGTGGCTGACGGTCGACGGGCGCCGGGTGGATGTGCACTACCGGGACCTGGACGTGGTCGAGCACGAGCTGGCGGAGGCCGAGGAGGGCCGGTTCCGGGTGGAGCCGCTGCTCTTCCATCTCGCCGGCATTCCCAGCTATCTGATCGTGGCCGAACTGGCCGGCAACCAGGTCCTCAGGGGCACCCTGCCCCGCCCCGCGCGCTACCCGGCCAAGCTCCGCGCCACCGCCGCCGAGCGCTGGCACGGCACCGCCCGCGCCACCCTCGGCTATGCCAAGGCCAACCACGCGCCCCACGGCCGCCTCACGGAGACCGCCGGGGCCATCGCCACGGCCGCCGCCCAGGCCGCCCACGGAGTGCTCGCGGCCCGCGGTGAGTGGGTGACGAACGAGAAGCGGCTGCTGGAGCGGGCCGGGCTGCGGGACATGGACACGGTGGTGGGCGCGCTGCGGGCCGAACCCGACGCGCTGCACCGTGCCGTCACGGAAGCCGAGCGCATCATCGGGGAATTGCGTTCATAA
- a CDS encoding FUSC family protein — protein MSRPAVPLWLAHALRAQRGPVPWGAVIRGALAAGPLLSAGLLAGRTSLGVLAAIAAMLAGINDRPGSRRAAVQRLGVPALAGALGLLVGTYAGQGLAAVPLTLALTGLGLVAGGVSAVGPVASAAGTHLLVGAALGAGMPAAESGLLRALAFLTGAGWLLLLRLALPTPGSLAGDFRFDGERAAVAEVYDAVADLVEAVGGPRATARRAALTAALDHAQDALAGPRLRRYAGSAAERRLHAQYAAALPLAEAATALFWVGEPVSARAAEGPRRLAAAVRGNTGTGPLPAPHRSAPALRALDDALLRAAEAFDRADGPRQRPLTRHRGARDALRAAFGTGGREYGLRVALCFGASAAIAQALHHTRWYGPHQHWYWLPATAVFLVKPDLGPLVSRVLCRAAGTVLGALVFAGLAALLPRPAGLIALVAVCGALVPVATRHFAAQTAVVTALVLALVMAGGEPQASVSRIGETLLACALVLIVGHLPMPGRRGGGVRARLAVAGSAAQAYLTHVLGESAALADPDAPGESGDLGTSGGVGRSGALGVSGGLGESGVLGRSGALGESGGFGGLGMSGGPGAPGESGDPGVSGAVGRSGDLGKCGGLGESGVLGRSGVFGESGGFGGLGTSGGPGAPGESGDLGASDVVGRSGDLGECGGLGESGVLGGPGAPGESGGLGVSGALGRSGALGASGVLGRSGDRAERWVLRREAYRTLAEARTAIALAAAELPALARHTAGTDAVADVLERLVDTITACAVHLDDTGRLTPRHLAQLREALWELETQGAEVPLSAAA, from the coding sequence GTGTCCCGGCCCGCCGTACCCCTCTGGCTCGCCCATGCCCTGCGCGCGCAGCGCGGTCCCGTGCCCTGGGGCGCGGTGATCCGGGGCGCGCTCGCCGCCGGACCGCTGCTGTCCGCCGGGTTGCTCGCCGGGCGGACATCCCTGGGCGTGCTCGCCGCCATCGCCGCGATGCTCGCCGGCATCAACGACCGCCCCGGCAGCCGGCGGGCCGCCGTCCAGCGGCTCGGGGTGCCCGCGCTGGCCGGCGCCCTCGGACTGCTCGTGGGCACGTACGCCGGGCAGGGGCTGGCCGCCGTACCGCTCACCCTGGCGCTCACCGGGCTCGGGCTGGTCGCCGGCGGGGTCAGCGCGGTCGGGCCCGTCGCCTCCGCCGCGGGAACCCACCTGCTCGTCGGTGCCGCGCTCGGCGCCGGGATGCCGGCGGCCGAGAGCGGCCTGCTGCGGGCGCTCGCCTTCCTCACCGGCGCCGGGTGGCTGCTCCTGCTGCGGCTCGCCCTGCCCACACCCGGTTCGCTCGCCGGGGACTTCCGGTTCGACGGGGAGCGCGCGGCGGTCGCCGAGGTGTACGACGCCGTCGCCGACCTGGTCGAGGCCGTGGGCGGACCGCGGGCCACCGCGCGGCGGGCCGCGCTCACCGCCGCGCTCGACCACGCCCAGGACGCCCTGGCCGGACCACGGCTGCGCCGGTACGCCGGCTCCGCCGCCGAGCGCCGGCTGCACGCCCAGTACGCGGCCGCCCTGCCCCTCGCGGAGGCCGCCACCGCCCTGTTCTGGGTGGGCGAGCCGGTCTCGGCGCGGGCCGCGGAAGGGCCCCGGCGGCTCGCCGCCGCCGTCCGCGGCAACACCGGCACCGGCCCGCTGCCCGCCCCACACCGGTCGGCGCCCGCCCTGCGCGCCCTCGACGACGCCCTGCTGCGCGCCGCCGAGGCCTTCGACCGGGCGGACGGCCCGCGGCAGCGGCCGCTCACCCGGCACCGGGGCGCCAGGGACGCCCTGCGCGCCGCGTTCGGCACCGGCGGACGCGAGTACGGGCTGCGCGTCGCCCTCTGCTTCGGCGCCAGCGCCGCCATCGCCCAGGCGCTGCACCACACCCGCTGGTACGGCCCGCACCAGCACTGGTACTGGCTGCCCGCCACCGCCGTCTTCCTCGTCAAGCCCGACCTCGGGCCGCTCGTCTCCCGGGTGCTGTGCCGGGCCGCCGGGACGGTGCTGGGTGCCCTTGTGTTCGCCGGGCTCGCCGCGCTGCTGCCCCGGCCCGCGGGGCTGATCGCGCTGGTCGCGGTCTGCGGGGCACTGGTCCCGGTCGCCACCCGGCACTTCGCCGCGCAGACCGCCGTCGTCACCGCCCTCGTCCTCGCCCTGGTCATGGCCGGCGGCGAGCCGCAGGCCTCCGTCAGCCGCATCGGCGAGACCCTGCTGGCCTGCGCGCTCGTGCTGATCGTCGGGCATCTGCCGATGCCGGGCAGGCGCGGCGGCGGGGTACGAGCACGGCTCGCCGTCGCCGGCAGCGCCGCACAGGCCTATCTCACACACGTCCTCGGCGAGTCCGCCGCCCTCGCCGACCCCGACGCTCCCGGTGAGAGCGGTGACCTTGGCACGTCCGGTGGCGTCGGTCGGTCTGGCGCTCTCGGCGTGTCCGGTGGCCTCGGTGAGTCCGGTGTTCTCGGTCGGTCTGGCGCTCTCGGCGAGTCCGGCGGCTTTGGCGGCCTCGGCATGTCCGGCGGCCCCGGCGCTCCCGGTGAGAGTGGTGACCCTGGCGTGTCCGGTGCCGTCGGCCGGTCTGGCGATCTTGGTAAGTGTGGTGGCCTTGGTGAGTCCGGTGTTCTCGGTCGGTCCGGCGTTTTCGGCGAGTCCGGCGGCTTTGGCGGCCTCGGCACGTCCGGCGGCCCCGGCGCTCCCGGCGAGAGTGGTGACCTTGGCGCGTCCGATGTCGTCGGCCGGTCTGGCGATCTTGGTGAGTGCGGTGGCCTTGGTGAGTCCGGTGTTCTCGGCGGCCCCGGCGCTCCCGGTGAGAGCGGTGGCCTCGGCGTGTCCGGTGCTCTCGGTCGGTCTGGCGCTCTCGGCGCGTCCGGTGTCCTCGGTCGGTCCGGTGACCGCGCCGAGCGGTGGGTGCTGCGCCGGGAGGCCTATCGCACCCTCGCCGAGGCCCGTACCGCGATCGCGCTCGCCGCGGCCGAACTGCCCGCCCTCGCCCGGCACACCGCCGGCACGGACGCCGTCGCGGACGTCCTGGAGCGACTTGTCGACACGATCACGGCCTGCGCCGTCCACCTCGATGACACCGGCCGGCTCACCCCTCGGCACCTCGCCCAACTGCGCGAAGCACTATGGGAGTTGGAGACACAGGGGGCCGAGGTGCCGCTGTCCGCCGCCGCATAG
- a CDS encoding amidohydrolase gives MRAAPADLVITGCTVLVHDEDERIGFRPDAAIVVRDRVIESVTTAAEVRDLPAAERIEAHGQVAMPGLINCHTHAPMAVLRGLAEDLPIEEWFNDVVWPVESNLTADDVEWGARLACAEMIRGGVTCFADHYFHMDKVAAVVAESGLRAHLGEAYFSSQGPEGLERSAEFALRHRGGADGRITTALAPHAPYTVTDPDLAATAELARAHGLPVHLHAAENRDQTDASLARHGLTPIEVLDRTGLLDTDLLIAHGTGIIERDLPLLARTGGRTAVATAPRGYLRFAWPATTPVRALRTAGVPVGLATDGAASNNSLDVWESMTLTALIQKATEGDPRWLTSRQALHHATLQSARAVGLGGSVGSLAPGRRADLILVDLTGPHTQPVHDLAATLVHSARASDVRTTVVDGRILMRDRELLTLDLPAVVSELGARLPALTDRSHGRRIQEYDI, from the coding sequence ATGCGTGCCGCTCCCGCCGATCTGGTCATCACCGGCTGCACCGTGCTCGTCCATGACGAGGACGAGCGGATCGGGTTCCGTCCGGACGCGGCGATCGTCGTGCGCGACCGGGTCATCGAGTCCGTGACGACGGCCGCCGAGGTGCGGGATCTGCCGGCCGCGGAGCGGATCGAGGCGCACGGACAGGTCGCCATGCCGGGGCTGATCAACTGCCATACGCACGCGCCGATGGCGGTGCTGCGCGGTCTCGCCGAGGATCTGCCGATCGAGGAGTGGTTCAACGACGTCGTCTGGCCCGTCGAGTCCAACCTCACCGCCGACGACGTGGAATGGGGCGCCCGGCTCGCCTGCGCCGAGATGATTCGGGGCGGGGTGACCTGCTTCGCCGACCACTACTTCCACATGGACAAGGTCGCCGCCGTCGTCGCCGAGTCCGGCCTGCGCGCCCACCTCGGGGAGGCCTACTTCTCCAGCCAGGGCCCCGAAGGGCTGGAGCGCTCGGCGGAGTTCGCCCTGCGCCACCGCGGCGGCGCCGACGGCCGTATCACCACCGCCCTCGCCCCGCACGCCCCCTACACCGTCACCGACCCCGACCTCGCCGCCACCGCCGAACTCGCCCGCGCACACGGCCTGCCCGTCCACCTCCACGCCGCCGAGAACCGCGACCAGACCGACGCCAGCCTCGCCCGGCACGGCCTCACCCCCATCGAGGTCCTGGACCGGACCGGACTGCTCGACACCGACCTGCTCATCGCGCACGGCACCGGCATCATCGAGCGCGACCTCCCGCTGCTGGCCCGTACCGGTGGTCGTACGGCCGTGGCGACCGCGCCCCGCGGCTATCTCAGATTCGCCTGGCCGGCCACCACTCCGGTACGGGCCCTACGCACGGCCGGCGTCCCCGTCGGACTCGCCACCGACGGCGCCGCCTCCAACAACTCCCTCGACGTCTGGGAGTCGATGACGCTCACCGCCCTGATCCAGAAGGCGACCGAAGGCGACCCCCGCTGGCTGACCTCCCGTCAGGCTCTGCACCACGCCACCCTGCAGAGCGCCCGCGCGGTCGGCCTCGGCGGCAGCGTGGGATCCCTCGCGCCCGGCCGGCGCGCCGACCTCATCCTGGTCGACCTCACCGGCCCGCACACCCAGCCCGTCCACGACCTCGCCGCCACCCTCGTGCACAGCGCCCGCGCGTCGGACGTCCGCACCACCGTCGTCGACGGCCGGATCCTGATGCGCGACCGCGAACTGCTCACCCTCGATCTCCCCGCCGTCGTCAGCGAGTTGGGGGCCCGCCTGCCCGCACTGACCGACCGGAGCCATGGGCGGCGCATCCAGGAGTACGACATCTGA